The following DNA comes from Sorex araneus isolate mSorAra2 chromosome 5, mSorAra2.pri, whole genome shotgun sequence.
ctgcAGTAAAACAAGGGTTCATGTCTATGTCCGCTGTAGTTTAGAGTTGTTTAGGGGTCGGAATGATAATACAGAGAGTAGAGagcttgcttgctttgcacacgatcTGCTtggggttttatccccagcatcccatatggtcccctgatccccaccaggagtgatcccagagcaaagagccaggattaagcccagaCCATTGCTAGGTGTGTCTCCAAgacaaaaacaacccccaaaaaacaagtaaaaaaaatttggtgGAACTTGGTTCTCTAAGGGGAAGAGAATGGCCAGCATCAAATCCCAGGTATATTTGAATGTCTATGAGTATAGTGAACTCATGTCTCAATGGAACTTATGGAAGTTATTTTAGAGCCGAGCTGTACATTCAGTTCATACTTGCCCATCCATTAACTGAAATGTGTGTGAGATGGGGAAGGCAAGGTTCCTGACACTATTTGGGTTATGATTGTGTTTGTGGCATTTTGGAGAAAGGTTGTAGAAGTTAGTCTGTGCTTCAAAACAGCAAGCAGACCTTTTGTTTCAAAGAACTAGCaatccagggccagagcgatagtggggcaggtaggatgcttgccttccatgcagctgactcagatttTGTCCAGGTACTGACAAAATACCTgagcctgagccctgccgggagtaagcccaggtgtggcccaacacaaaaacaaaaatgacaaatcaAAGGGAACTAACAGTCTATAGGCAGAGACAGTGGCTTTGATAATGCCACCTTTGCCACTGGTCCTCTTGCTATCTTGTGCAAAGTGCTCAGCCTTTGGGCGTACTGTCCTCAGGTGTAAAGCCCGTTTATACCTTTTCCACCACAGTTTCTAGAGCTGAGTTTCTCTGTCCCCTGCTGCAGTGTAGCACCCTAAGGATGCTTCCAAGATTCCAATAACATGAGCCAATATACGTTTCTGTGTTTTAGATTCGACTGAAGCTGCAGGCTAAACAAGCTGCCATGGAGAGATCTGAGAAGGCCAAGCAACTGCGAGCACTTCGGAAGTATGGAAAGAAGGTGAGGAGGGTGATGGATGGGAGGAGAGAAGGCTGACGGCGCTTGTCAGGCTAGACTGCGGAGTGCTGATCTGGTTCCATGCTTTGGGGGATTGCGTGTCTCTCTTTTCCTCAATACCCTTGTGGCCCCAGAACTGTGGTAACTACAGGTGAATCACCGCTCTGGCTTTAGTTTGCATCTTTACACTTCAGAAGAGTAGAAGCCTGTTGTGTggcttctatatctgtcctcacAGCTCAGTACAGTCCCCAGATTCCCAGGCTTCAGCATCTTTGTGAAtctgtctctccttcctctgCATGGTTTCTGGGGTGATGCTGAGGATAGAGAATCACTGGCCCAGATGATTATAAAGGCCTTGAAGGATCATTCTGCTATCTGTTCCTGAGAGGAGAATGACCCCCGGGGTCTGGACTGTGACTGCCTGTGTTTTCATGTGATACCAGACAGCTAGGCCATGACATGTCTCTtggtttctgtgtttattttatggACATCCAAGGAAAAGTTTGGGTTTGTGGAAGAAAGGAGTTTGGAGGATCAGCTTGGCGTCTGGACTTTTTCGGCAGTTTGGCCATCACACTTACCTTGATGTCGGGTATTGAGCTACTGTCCCCAGTTAGAGTTTTTTCTGAGAGCTCCATGCGGAATGCAGTGAGATCATGTTGTCCCCTGCAGAAGGCCAGCTGGTGGTGGGTGACTGAGATCAACCTGAAGACACGGGCAGTTGGACTAGGCGTCCTGTTAAACAGATGCAGAAATACATTCTATCGGGCCTGCTTTCCACTGCTTCTAATTTGAGGAAACTTTAGGTTACTAGTTCTTGGGTAAcgtctggagacatttttggtTGTCATATCTTGGCAGGCAGGATGCTTACGGTGTAGGGTGGGGCCGGGTGGTGGGGAACTTGGGTGGGTGGTGGAGCAGTTGAATATTTTAGAAAGTATAGGACAGGCTCTGCGCTTCCCAATAGAGGATCAGGCTGCCTATTTGAAGGTTGATATGAAGGAACCCTATCTTAGAGTACGTTTGTCATCTTTTGTTCTTAAAGCcatttttgtttggtgggggtTGAAGGAGGTCATCTTTTTTATACAGTTAGCTCTTGTTTGATTATTGGTTCCAAGTCCCCCCAGACAAGTGCATACTCAGATTCTCAAATCTGTAAAAGCGGCGTAGGCTTTGTGTATAACCCAGGCACTTCCATTGATGTGTTTTGAGTCATTTCTAGATTACTTTTAATGCCCACAACAGTGTAAATACTGTGTAAGTAGTTGTCATACTATGTTATGTAGGCAATGGTGGCCAAAAACTTTGTGTTCAGAGCAGGCACAGGCATCAGGCCTAattgtctatatatatatttgctttttgggtcacacctggcaacacacaggggttattcctggctttgcactcaggaattactctggtggtgcttgggaaactatatgggatgctgggaattgaacccagggtggctgtgtgcaaggcaaactccttacccactgtactatcgctctagcctcgaCTAGTACAtatttttgtctgtctgttttgTAATACATATTTTTGATCCTGAATTGCAGCTCTAGAACCCTTGGCAGTTTCATGCCTTGTAACACTAGATCAGCTGTTGTATCAGCGCACACACTGATGATGAGAATTGGATGCAGACCTGGGTGTGGTTTGCTACAGTTTTGTGGCAGGTTTATGCAGTGGAGTCAGATTACAGGTTTCGAATCCAACGGTCTGTGCGAGAATCACAGCTCTTTACTTTGTCCCTGTGTTACAGTGGCATGTTACTTTGCCTCTCTGCTTCATTTTTGGTTGTGATGAGAATTTCTGCTTCATGGGTTGCTGTGAAGTTAAACAGAGAACATACTTGGTGCCTTAGCATAGTTGGGCAGAGTGAGCGTTCAGTGGTGGTATTGTCACCGAGAGAATGCAAACAACAGTCTGTTTCTGTCATAGGTGCAAACAGAGGTCCTTCAGAAGAGGCAGCGGGAGAAAGCACATATGATGACTACCATTAAAAAATACCAGAAAGGTGGGTTTGTCTCTCCAAGCTGGAGGGGAACTGGCTGGCACAGACTTCCTCAAAGTCCATTCAGACGCAAGGTTTGGGAGCCTATAGGTTTGGAACAGACGGATCTCGGTTCTGGGAATGGCGTTGGGAGcacagtgtattttttaaaacggATTCATTTCATAACAGCCTTCTTTTGAGGTTTAAGCTCTTTAAATATGGTGGCACTGATCCAAGAACATCTTCACTCCCAGGTTTCTCTGATAAACTGGATTTCCTTGAGGGAGATCAGAAACCTGTCGCACGGAACCCGAAGGAGGGCACTAAAGGCCAGCAGCCAAAGAAGGGGTATGaagggtttgggtttggtttggggggcatgTGGGGCCGGCGATTCTACAGTTACGGCAGGGTCTGCCTCCAGGACTCCCAGAGCTGCGACATGCCTTTTAGCCGCATCAAGCGGACAATTAAAGGAAGGTGATTTCCGAAGTTGGCATGTTTCAGGTGGATGCTCAGTAGAAGTTGCTGAGTACTGGCCTGGACTTCAGACCCCACTCGATACTCCTTCAGAGGGTGGCTTTGAGCGAGCGATAGGAGGACTTTTCTAAGTTAGTTTCTGCATCTATGGAAATGAGAAGTCTGTAGGCACCTTCTAATATAAAGAAGATTAAGAGGATGATAATCAATATGATCATGTTTTTTGAAGTTAAGATAGAAAGCATTCTGAAGATAAGGAGTGGGCCCCATGTTGTATGTGGATATGTGGATCCTTGCCTGGTTTCAACTTTGTTTTCCTACTCTGATGCTTAAAACTGTAACAAGGTGACGTCACCTAGGGACTTTGTTGACTAAGAATACAGGGCCACGGGTGAGCTTCTGGGAACCGTATTTGGAAGACTAGGGATGTTGGTCTTTCAGTTTCCTCGGTGTTTATGGTACCAGATTAACCTGCAAGATCGCTTCTTTTGCAGTCCCAATGCCAAACGACGCTATAAAAATCAAAAGTTTGGTTTTGGTGGAAAGAAGAAAGGCTCCAAGTGGAACACGAAAGAGAGTTATGATGATGTATCCGGCTTCAGGGCCAAGAAAGCTCATGGCAAGGGCCTTAAGAGGCCTGGGAAGAAAGGACCCAATGTAAGTGAGGGGCTCAGTGACCCCCTGTTCTTACTCTgtccccttttcctttccttgtaCCCTGCTCCTGGGGCAGAAGCCCAGTGTGTTCTGTGACCAcatgtgacatttctttttctgtagaAGAGACCTggaaaaagaacaagagagaaaatgaaga
Coding sequences within:
- the EBNA1BP2 gene encoding probable rRNA-processing protein EBP2; its protein translation is MDTPPLSGSDSESEESLVTDKELQDAFSLGMLKPGLNVVLEGPKKAVNDVNGLKHCLAEFKRDLEWVERLDVTLGPVPEISEPQSSTPQNKDSKAVDPEDDFKREMSFYRQAQAAVLAVLPRLHQLKIPTKRPTDYFAEMAKTDQQMQKIRLKLQAKQAAMERSEKAKQLRALRKYGKKVQTEVLQKRQREKAHMMTTIKKYQKGFSDKLDFLEGDQKPVARNPKEGTKGQQPKKGPNAKRRYKNQKFGFGGKKKGSKWNTKESYDDVSGFRAKKAHGKGLKRPGKKGPNKRPGKRTREKMKSRAR